A stretch of Lathyrus oleraceus cultivar Zhongwan6 chromosome 6, CAAS_Psat_ZW6_1.0, whole genome shotgun sequence DNA encodes these proteins:
- the LOC127095218 gene encoding putative B3 domain-containing protein At1g78640, translating to MALTNFLVCTHLSLAGSCSHYCSDAEIIVSKKQKRVQQETDDVVEPESVCIHLSLSCHCMDETRMSKKRKYEQEASNLDGSWKIKKVLEMSDLGNNSRLLVKKELAKEFVIPFLAGGAEAAKEKEGVEVQVLDIDHNTLHSLNFKIWTSAQSYVFTKKWVKDFVRKRNLKKGDQIGLRWNAQSQQFEFSVLRRC from the coding sequence ATGGCTCTCACAAACTTTCTTGTTTGTACACATCTCTCACTTGCCGGTTCATGTTCCCACTACTGTTCCGACGCTGAGATAATAGTTAGCAAGAAACAAAAACGTGTGCAACAAGAAACCGATGATGTTGTGGAACCTGAATCTGTTTGCATACATCTATCACTTTCTTGTCACTGCATGGATGAAACACGAATGAGTAAGAAAAGAAAATACGAGCAAGAAGCGAGCAATCTTGATGGTTCTTGGAAGATCAAGAAGGTGCTGGAAATGAGTGATCTTGGAAATAATTCAAGACTTTTGGTGAAGAAAGAATTGGCGAAGGAGTTTGTGATTCCTTTCTTGGCCGGTGGTGCTGAGGCTGCTAAGGAAAAAGAAGGAGTTGAAGTTCAAGTATTGGATATTGATCATAACACTCTCCATTCTCTCAATTTTAAAATATGGACTTCTGCACAAAGTTACGTCTTCACCAAGAAATGGGTCAAAGATTTTGTTCGCAAGAGGAACTTAAAGAAAGGAGATCAAATCGGTCTTCGTTGGAATGCACAGAGCCAACAATTTGAGTTCTCGGTTCTTCGTAGGTGTTAG
- the LOC127095219 gene encoding uncharacterized protein LOC127095219, whose amino-acid sequence MTSENGFVQAVIPRFDGHYDHWSMLMENFLRSKEYWMVVVSGVAEPAADAELSDGQKTEQEGLKLKDLKAKNYRFQAIDRSILETILCKDTAKHIWDSMKKKYQGTTRTKRQQLQSLRSEFELLRMKSGESVTDYFSRMMAIVNKMRIHGDKTTDVTVVEKIFRSLTLKFNFVVCSIEEANDVDELSIDELQSSLLVHEKKINQQEKEEQALKVVSENHTISSGDDKGRDRGRH is encoded by the coding sequence ATGACTTCAGAAAATGGCTTTGTGCAAGCAGTTATTCCACGCTTTGATGGTCACTATGACCATTGGAGCATGCTCATGGAGAACTTCTTGAGATCCAAAGAATACTGGATGGTTGTTGTTTCTGGCGTAGCAGAACCTGCAGCAGATGCTGAGTTGTCAGACGGGCAAAAGACGGAGCAGGAAGGACTAAAGCTGAAGGATCTCAAAGCAAAGAATTATCGTTTCCAAGCAATTGACCGATCAATTTTGGAAACCATTCTTTGCAAGGACACTGCAAAGCATATTTGGGATTCCATGAAGAAGAAATACCAAGGTACAACAAGAACAAAGAGGCAGCAGCTTCAATCACTTCGTTCGGAGTTTGAATTACTTCGAATGAAATCAGGAGAGTCAGTTACAGACTACTTTTCAAGAATGATGGCTATCGTTAATAAGATGCGGATTCATGGAGACAAGACAACAGATGTCACCGTTGTTGAGAAGATTTTTCGATCCTTGACACTAAAATTTAATTTTGTTGTCTGTTCGATAGAAGAAGCAAATGATGTGGATGAACTTTCAATTGATGAATTGCAAAGTTCCTTGTTGGTTCATGAGAAAAAAATTAACCAGCAGGAGAAAGAAGAACAAGCATTGAAGGTCGTATCCGAAAATCACACCATATCTAGTGGAGATGATAAAGGACGAGATAGAGGAAGACATTGA